One Mya arenaria isolate MELC-2E11 chromosome 7, ASM2691426v1 genomic window carries:
- the LOC128241936 gene encoding uncharacterized protein LOC128241936 isoform X1: MGNIFESRKSTSTWFQNGEIKTDGKLAQTEDSLSGYKVLPSQTTECLQDEIIQTEKIVAVIEIAETFTRHLLQYTAQGNEIPFEMISEKHPYCFERATNRTVTTFGKEAMSKYSKLTEREKHRFSYIENISKRTNIETVLSYSFTFHRLEIQRHLENIDEEETNKDYKRIIVLPKHTTKQFILKVKEAASQHGHRNYVVGISDALASFFKSNVMNEEYIISNRQLPKEVDSFALAYIDYTSGQVEMSLYSNASETICSQSRERIDLISQDNLKCFLQELFGREFWVKYKMAYPDNVKSFNHSIGIDFKKNIYIVGDKFVLEYCHLFFEAEKYYMMSVNAIVTRSKFKEFAVFDEETSTLVLSVSAVNHFNVRKTLTKFLENKYSQNYSPLIITSDQSVDPIFQDDLQQALSGVKSGLFRMLTHKENKWSYLTVTFGVATFDDLSYNNLPFFCHLDKKEHYICFDTDKKKKTKIWCFKSLPKKSPIEISPKIIWTELATFYSSRRKAAKHQSLIFRSHSSYPRYINEEGCEVAATIHVNPPPEGWPDEVEFEYTLTSTKKGPLIEVTDLKSGVQHMAKLIESRINESIVYLRDPSRSVLKGAISLGLNTNGISLLKIANSSYSVNYIPDIKTMKTRDQLKLQYMHGTVMTNGVDHELIKMGQLLHHGQIFSWDVLENCVPDDFVGAKWFSLHSNSRHELAYICPEPASLDGWYEWVDWEVQLIVEDIGFTFKVINKNTGGETIECDSWVKGDYSKKNCEG; this comes from the exons ATgggaaatatatttgaaagcaGAAAATCCACTTCGACGTGGTTTCAAAATGGAGAAATTAAAACAGATGGAAAATTAGCGCAAACAGAAGACTCGCTAAGTGGATATAAAGTTTTACCATCGCAAACAACCGAATGTCTCCAAGATGAAATCATACAAACAGAGAAGATAGTGGCAGTCATAGAAATTGCAGAAACGTTCACAAGACACCTACTCCAGTACACCGCTCAAGGAAATGAAATTCCATTTGAAATGATATCTGAAAAGCATCCTTATTGTTTTGAACGAGCAACCAATCGGACTGTTACTACATTCGGCAAAGAAGCTATGTCAAAATACTCCAAATTAACGGAACGCGAAAAACATCGTTTCTCCTACATTGAAAACATCAGCAAGCGAACAAACATTGAAACAGTTCTGAGTTATAGTTTCACTTTCCACCGCTTGGAAATACAAAGGCACCTTGAAAACATAGATGAGGAGGAGACAAACAAAGACTACAAACGAATTATTGTATTGCCAAAACATACAACCAAACAATTCATATTAAAAGTAAAGGAAGCTGCGTCTCAACATGGGCACAGAAACTATGTTGTTGGTATCTCTGATGCTCTAGCTTCTTTCTTCAAATCAAATGTTATGAATGAGGAATACATAATCTCAAACAGACAGCTACCGAAAGAAGTTGATAGTTTTGCACTGGCTTATATTGACTATACATCGGGGCAAGTAGAAATGTCTTTGTACAGTAATGCCTCTGAAACAATTTGTAGCCAAAGCAGAGAAAGAATAGATCTTATTTCTCAAGAcaatttaaagtgttttttacaAGAACTGTTTGGAAGAGAGTTTTGGGTCAAGTACAAGATGGCGTATCCAGATAATGTCAAGAGTTTTAATCACTCAATTGGcattgattttaagaaaaacatttacatCGTTGGTGACAAATTTGTATTAGAGTATTGCCATTTGTTTTTTGAGGCTGAGAAGTATTACATGATGAGTGTAAACGCAATTGTAACTAGATCGAAATTCAAAGAGTTCGCGGTGTTTGATGAGGAAACATCCACACTTGTTTTGTCTGTAAGCGCAGTGAACCATTTCAATGTAAGAAAAACACTAACAAAATTCTTGGAAAATAAATACAGCCAGAATTATTCACCTTTAATCATAACAAGTGATCAAAGTGTAGATCCAATCTTTCAAGATGATCTACAACAAGCTCTTAGTGGTGTCAAAAGTGGCTTGTTTCGAATGTTGACACACAAAGAGAATAAATGGAGTTATTTAACCGTAACGTTTGGGGTTGCAACCTTTGATGACTTGAGCTACAataatttaccatttttttgtcatttagaCAAAAAAGAGCACTACATTTGCTTTGATACCGATAAGAAAAAGAAGACCAAGATATGGTGTTTTAAGAGCCTACCTAAAAAGAGTCCGATCGAGATATCACCAAAGATAATCTGGACTGAATTAGCTACGTTCTATTCCTCAAGACGGAAAGCAGCTAAACACCAATCACTTATATTTAGGTCTCATTCTAGTTATCCGAGGTATATCAATGAGGAAGGATGTGAAGTAGCCGCCACAATACATGTCAACCCTCCACCGGAAGGCTGGCCAGATGAAGTAGAGTTCGAGTATACACTTACGAGCACAAAAAAGGGTCCGCTGATTGAAGTTACTGATTTGAAGTCAGGAGTCCAACACATGGCTAAACTCATTGAATCAAGAATCAATGAAAGCATCGTTTACCTACGTGATCCCAGTAGATCAGTACTTAAAGGAGCTATTTCGTTGGGATTAAACACAAATGGCATAAGTTTATTAAAAATCGCCAACTCTTCGTACAGTGTAAACTATATTCCAGATATCAAGACCATGAAGACACGAGACCAGTTGAAGCTACAATACATGCATGGTACTGTTATGACAAATGGTGTGGACCATGAGTTGATAAAGATGGGCCAACTGCTTCACCATGGACAGATATTCTCCTGGGATGTCCTAGAAAATTGCGTACCTGATGATTTTGTAGGTGCGAAG TGGTTTAGCCTTCATTCTAACAGCAGGCATGAGCTAGCTTATATATGTCCAGAGCCTGCTTCTCTAGATGGCTGGTACGAGTGGGTTGACTGGGAAGTCCAGTTGATTGTGGAAGACATTGGCTTTACATTTAAAGTGATCAACAAAAACACGGGAGGAGAGACGATAGA ATGTGACTCGTGGGTTAAAGGCGACTACTCCAAAAAAAACTGTGAAGGCTAG
- the LOC128241936 gene encoding uncharacterized protein LOC128241936 isoform X5 has protein sequence MKTRDQLKLQYMHGTVMTNGVDHELIKMGQLLHHGQIFSWDVLENCVPDDFVGAKWFSLHSNSRHELAYICPEPASLDGWYEWVDWEVQLIVEDIGFTFKVINKNTGGETIECDSWVKGDYSKKNCEG, from the exons ATGAAGACACGAGACCAGTTGAAGCTACAATACATGCATGGTACTGTTATGACAAATGGTGTGGACCATGAGTTGATAAAGATGGGCCAACTGCTTCACCATGGACAGATATTCTCCTGGGATGTCCTAGAAAATTGCGTACCTGATGATTTTGTAGGTGCGAAG TGGTTTAGCCTTCATTCTAACAGCAGGCATGAGCTAGCTTATATATGTCCAGAGCCTGCTTCTCTAGATGGCTGGTACGAGTGGGTTGACTGGGAAGTCCAGTTGATTGTGGAAGACATTGGCTTTACATTTAAAGTGATCAACAAAAACACGGGAGGAGAGACGATAGA ATGTGACTCGTGGGTTAAAGGCGACTACTCCAAAAAAAACTGTGAAGGCTAG
- the LOC128241936 gene encoding uncharacterized protein LOC128241936 isoform X2 translates to MGNIFESRKSTSTWFQNGEIKTDGKLAQTEDSLSGYKVLPSQTTECLQDEIIQTEKIVAVIEIAETFTRHLLQYTAQGNEIPFEMISEKHPYCFERATNRTVTTFGKEAMSKYSKLTEREKHRFSYIENISKRTNIETVLSYSFTFHRLEIQRHLENIDEEETNKDYKRIIVLPKHTTKQFILKVKEAASQHGHRNYVVGISDALASFFKSNVMNEEYIISNRQLPKEVDSFALAYIDYTSGQVEMSLYSNASETICSQSRERIDLISQDNLKCFLQELFGREFWVKYKMAYPDNVKSFNHSIGIDFKKNIYIVGDKFVLEYCHLFFEAEKYYMMSVNAIVTRSKFKEFAVFDEETSTLVLSVSAVNHFNVRKTLTKFLENKYSQNYSPLIITSDQSVDPIFQDDLQQALSGVKSGLFRMLTHKENKWSYLTVTFGVATFDDLSYNNLPFFCHLDKKEHYICFDTDKKKKTKIWCFKSLPKKSPIEISPKIIWTELATFYSSRRKAAKHQSLIFRSHSSYPRYINEEGCEVAATIHVNPPPEGWPDEVEFEYTLTSTKKGPLIEVTDLKSGVQHMAKLIESRINESIVYLRDPSRSVLKGAISLGLNTNGISLLKIANSSYSVNYIPDIKTMKTRDQLKLQYMHGTVMTNGVDHELIKMGQLLHHGQIFSWDVLENCVPDDFVGAKWFSLHSNSRHELAYICPEPASLDGWYEWVDWEVQLIVEDIGFTFKVINKNTGGETIEYIPTL, encoded by the exons ATgggaaatatatttgaaagcaGAAAATCCACTTCGACGTGGTTTCAAAATGGAGAAATTAAAACAGATGGAAAATTAGCGCAAACAGAAGACTCGCTAAGTGGATATAAAGTTTTACCATCGCAAACAACCGAATGTCTCCAAGATGAAATCATACAAACAGAGAAGATAGTGGCAGTCATAGAAATTGCAGAAACGTTCACAAGACACCTACTCCAGTACACCGCTCAAGGAAATGAAATTCCATTTGAAATGATATCTGAAAAGCATCCTTATTGTTTTGAACGAGCAACCAATCGGACTGTTACTACATTCGGCAAAGAAGCTATGTCAAAATACTCCAAATTAACGGAACGCGAAAAACATCGTTTCTCCTACATTGAAAACATCAGCAAGCGAACAAACATTGAAACAGTTCTGAGTTATAGTTTCACTTTCCACCGCTTGGAAATACAAAGGCACCTTGAAAACATAGATGAGGAGGAGACAAACAAAGACTACAAACGAATTATTGTATTGCCAAAACATACAACCAAACAATTCATATTAAAAGTAAAGGAAGCTGCGTCTCAACATGGGCACAGAAACTATGTTGTTGGTATCTCTGATGCTCTAGCTTCTTTCTTCAAATCAAATGTTATGAATGAGGAATACATAATCTCAAACAGACAGCTACCGAAAGAAGTTGATAGTTTTGCACTGGCTTATATTGACTATACATCGGGGCAAGTAGAAATGTCTTTGTACAGTAATGCCTCTGAAACAATTTGTAGCCAAAGCAGAGAAAGAATAGATCTTATTTCTCAAGAcaatttaaagtgttttttacaAGAACTGTTTGGAAGAGAGTTTTGGGTCAAGTACAAGATGGCGTATCCAGATAATGTCAAGAGTTTTAATCACTCAATTGGcattgattttaagaaaaacatttacatCGTTGGTGACAAATTTGTATTAGAGTATTGCCATTTGTTTTTTGAGGCTGAGAAGTATTACATGATGAGTGTAAACGCAATTGTAACTAGATCGAAATTCAAAGAGTTCGCGGTGTTTGATGAGGAAACATCCACACTTGTTTTGTCTGTAAGCGCAGTGAACCATTTCAATGTAAGAAAAACACTAACAAAATTCTTGGAAAATAAATACAGCCAGAATTATTCACCTTTAATCATAACAAGTGATCAAAGTGTAGATCCAATCTTTCAAGATGATCTACAACAAGCTCTTAGTGGTGTCAAAAGTGGCTTGTTTCGAATGTTGACACACAAAGAGAATAAATGGAGTTATTTAACCGTAACGTTTGGGGTTGCAACCTTTGATGACTTGAGCTACAataatttaccatttttttgtcatttagaCAAAAAAGAGCACTACATTTGCTTTGATACCGATAAGAAAAAGAAGACCAAGATATGGTGTTTTAAGAGCCTACCTAAAAAGAGTCCGATCGAGATATCACCAAAGATAATCTGGACTGAATTAGCTACGTTCTATTCCTCAAGACGGAAAGCAGCTAAACACCAATCACTTATATTTAGGTCTCATTCTAGTTATCCGAGGTATATCAATGAGGAAGGATGTGAAGTAGCCGCCACAATACATGTCAACCCTCCACCGGAAGGCTGGCCAGATGAAGTAGAGTTCGAGTATACACTTACGAGCACAAAAAAGGGTCCGCTGATTGAAGTTACTGATTTGAAGTCAGGAGTCCAACACATGGCTAAACTCATTGAATCAAGAATCAATGAAAGCATCGTTTACCTACGTGATCCCAGTAGATCAGTACTTAAAGGAGCTATTTCGTTGGGATTAAACACAAATGGCATAAGTTTATTAAAAATCGCCAACTCTTCGTACAGTGTAAACTATATTCCAGATATCAAGACCATGAAGACACGAGACCAGTTGAAGCTACAATACATGCATGGTACTGTTATGACAAATGGTGTGGACCATGAGTTGATAAAGATGGGCCAACTGCTTCACCATGGACAGATATTCTCCTGGGATGTCCTAGAAAATTGCGTACCTGATGATTTTGTAGGTGCGAAG TGGTTTAGCCTTCATTCTAACAGCAGGCATGAGCTAGCTTATATATGTCCAGAGCCTGCTTCTCTAGATGGCTGGTACGAGTGGGTTGACTGGGAAGTCCAGTTGATTGTGGAAGACATTGGCTTTACATTTAAAGTGATCAACAAAAACACGGGAGGAGAGACGATAGAGTACATACCGACCCTATGA
- the LOC128241936 gene encoding uncharacterized protein LOC128241936 isoform X4 encodes MGNIFESRKSTSTWFQNGEIKTDGKLAQTEDSLSGYKVLPSQTTECLQDEIIQTEKIVAVIEIAETFTRHLLQYTAQGNEIPFEMISEKHPYCFERATNRTVTTFGKEAMSKYSKLTEREKHRFSYIENISKRTNIETVLSYSFTFHRLEIQRHLENIDEEETNKDYKRIIVLPKHTTKQFILKVKEAASQHGHRNYVVGISDALASFFKSNVMNEEYIISNRQLPKEVDSFALAYIDYTSGQVEMSLYSNASETICSQSRERIDLISQDNLKCFLQELFGREFWVKYKMAYPDNVKSFNHSIGIDFKKNIYIVGDKFVLEYCHLFFEAEKYYMMSVNAIVTRSKFKEFAVFDEETSTLVLSVSAVNHFNVRKTLTKFLENKYSQNYSPLIITSDQSVDPIFQDDLQQALSGVKSGLFRMLTHKENKWSYLTVTFGVATFDDLSYNNLPFFCHLDKKEHYICFDTDKKKKTKIWCFKSLPKKSPIEISPKIIWTELATFYSSRRKAAKHQSLIFRSHSSYPRYINEEGCEVAATIHVNPPPEGWPDEVEFEYTLTSTKKGPLIEVTDLKSGVQHMAKLIESRINESIVYLRDPSRSVLKGAISLGLNTNGISLLKIANSSYSVNYIPDIKTMKTRDQLKLQYMHGTVMTNGVDHELIKMGQLLHHGQIFSWDVLENCVPDDFVVV; translated from the exons ATgggaaatatatttgaaagcaGAAAATCCACTTCGACGTGGTTTCAAAATGGAGAAATTAAAACAGATGGAAAATTAGCGCAAACAGAAGACTCGCTAAGTGGATATAAAGTTTTACCATCGCAAACAACCGAATGTCTCCAAGATGAAATCATACAAACAGAGAAGATAGTGGCAGTCATAGAAATTGCAGAAACGTTCACAAGACACCTACTCCAGTACACCGCTCAAGGAAATGAAATTCCATTTGAAATGATATCTGAAAAGCATCCTTATTGTTTTGAACGAGCAACCAATCGGACTGTTACTACATTCGGCAAAGAAGCTATGTCAAAATACTCCAAATTAACGGAACGCGAAAAACATCGTTTCTCCTACATTGAAAACATCAGCAAGCGAACAAACATTGAAACAGTTCTGAGTTATAGTTTCACTTTCCACCGCTTGGAAATACAAAGGCACCTTGAAAACATAGATGAGGAGGAGACAAACAAAGACTACAAACGAATTATTGTATTGCCAAAACATACAACCAAACAATTCATATTAAAAGTAAAGGAAGCTGCGTCTCAACATGGGCACAGAAACTATGTTGTTGGTATCTCTGATGCTCTAGCTTCTTTCTTCAAATCAAATGTTATGAATGAGGAATACATAATCTCAAACAGACAGCTACCGAAAGAAGTTGATAGTTTTGCACTGGCTTATATTGACTATACATCGGGGCAAGTAGAAATGTCTTTGTACAGTAATGCCTCTGAAACAATTTGTAGCCAAAGCAGAGAAAGAATAGATCTTATTTCTCAAGAcaatttaaagtgttttttacaAGAACTGTTTGGAAGAGAGTTTTGGGTCAAGTACAAGATGGCGTATCCAGATAATGTCAAGAGTTTTAATCACTCAATTGGcattgattttaagaaaaacatttacatCGTTGGTGACAAATTTGTATTAGAGTATTGCCATTTGTTTTTTGAGGCTGAGAAGTATTACATGATGAGTGTAAACGCAATTGTAACTAGATCGAAATTCAAAGAGTTCGCGGTGTTTGATGAGGAAACATCCACACTTGTTTTGTCTGTAAGCGCAGTGAACCATTTCAATGTAAGAAAAACACTAACAAAATTCTTGGAAAATAAATACAGCCAGAATTATTCACCTTTAATCATAACAAGTGATCAAAGTGTAGATCCAATCTTTCAAGATGATCTACAACAAGCTCTTAGTGGTGTCAAAAGTGGCTTGTTTCGAATGTTGACACACAAAGAGAATAAATGGAGTTATTTAACCGTAACGTTTGGGGTTGCAACCTTTGATGACTTGAGCTACAataatttaccatttttttgtcatttagaCAAAAAAGAGCACTACATTTGCTTTGATACCGATAAGAAAAAGAAGACCAAGATATGGTGTTTTAAGAGCCTACCTAAAAAGAGTCCGATCGAGATATCACCAAAGATAATCTGGACTGAATTAGCTACGTTCTATTCCTCAAGACGGAAAGCAGCTAAACACCAATCACTTATATTTAGGTCTCATTCTAGTTATCCGAGGTATATCAATGAGGAAGGATGTGAAGTAGCCGCCACAATACATGTCAACCCTCCACCGGAAGGCTGGCCAGATGAAGTAGAGTTCGAGTATACACTTACGAGCACAAAAAAGGGTCCGCTGATTGAAGTTACTGATTTGAAGTCAGGAGTCCAACACATGGCTAAACTCATTGAATCAAGAATCAATGAAAGCATCGTTTACCTACGTGATCCCAGTAGATCAGTACTTAAAGGAGCTATTTCGTTGGGATTAAACACAAATGGCATAAGTTTATTAAAAATCGCCAACTCTTCGTACAGTGTAAACTATATTCCAGATATCAAGACCATGAAGACACGAGACCAGTTGAAGCTACAATACATGCATGGTACTGTTATGACAAATGGTGTGGACCATGAGTTGATAAAGATGGGCCAACTGCTTCACCATGGACAGATATTCTCCTGGGATGTCCTAGAAAATTGCGTACCTGATGATTTTGTAG TGGTTTAG
- the LOC128241936 gene encoding uncharacterized protein LOC128241936 isoform X3: MGNIFESRKSTSTWFQNGEIKTDGKLAQTEDSLSGYKVLPSQTTECLQDEIIQTEKIVAVIEIAETFTRHLLQYTAQGNEIPFEMISEKHPYCFERATNRTVTTFGKEAMSKYSKLTEREKHRFSYIENISKRTNIETVLSYSFTFHRLEIQRHLENIDEEETNKDYKRIIVLPKHTTKQFILKVKEAASQHGHRNYVVGISDALASFFKSNVMNEEYIISNRQLPKEVDSFALAYIDYTSGQVEMSLYSNASETICSQSRERIDLISQDNLKCFLQELFGREFWVKYKMAYPDNVKSFNHSIGIDFKKNIYIVGDKFVLEYCHLFFEAEKYYMMSVNAIVTRSKFKEFAVFDEETSTLVLSVSAVNHFNVRKTLTKFLENKYSQNYSPLIITSDQSVDPIFQDDLQQALSGVKSGLFRMLTHKENKWSYLTVTFGVATFDDLSYNNLPFFCHLDKKEHYICFDTDKKKKTKIWCFKSLPKKSPIEISPKIIWTELATFYSSRRKAAKHQSLIFRSHSSYPRYINEEGCEVAATIHVNPPPEGWPDEVEFEYTLTSTKKGPLIEVTDLKSGVQHMAKLIESRINESIVYLRDPSRSVLKGAISLGLNTNGISLLKIANSSYSVNYIPDIKTMKTRDQLKLQYMHGTVMTNGVDHELIKMGQLLHHGQIFSWDVLENCVPDDFVGAKGSYFELLWKGTGI; encoded by the exons ATgggaaatatatttgaaagcaGAAAATCCACTTCGACGTGGTTTCAAAATGGAGAAATTAAAACAGATGGAAAATTAGCGCAAACAGAAGACTCGCTAAGTGGATATAAAGTTTTACCATCGCAAACAACCGAATGTCTCCAAGATGAAATCATACAAACAGAGAAGATAGTGGCAGTCATAGAAATTGCAGAAACGTTCACAAGACACCTACTCCAGTACACCGCTCAAGGAAATGAAATTCCATTTGAAATGATATCTGAAAAGCATCCTTATTGTTTTGAACGAGCAACCAATCGGACTGTTACTACATTCGGCAAAGAAGCTATGTCAAAATACTCCAAATTAACGGAACGCGAAAAACATCGTTTCTCCTACATTGAAAACATCAGCAAGCGAACAAACATTGAAACAGTTCTGAGTTATAGTTTCACTTTCCACCGCTTGGAAATACAAAGGCACCTTGAAAACATAGATGAGGAGGAGACAAACAAAGACTACAAACGAATTATTGTATTGCCAAAACATACAACCAAACAATTCATATTAAAAGTAAAGGAAGCTGCGTCTCAACATGGGCACAGAAACTATGTTGTTGGTATCTCTGATGCTCTAGCTTCTTTCTTCAAATCAAATGTTATGAATGAGGAATACATAATCTCAAACAGACAGCTACCGAAAGAAGTTGATAGTTTTGCACTGGCTTATATTGACTATACATCGGGGCAAGTAGAAATGTCTTTGTACAGTAATGCCTCTGAAACAATTTGTAGCCAAAGCAGAGAAAGAATAGATCTTATTTCTCAAGAcaatttaaagtgttttttacaAGAACTGTTTGGAAGAGAGTTTTGGGTCAAGTACAAGATGGCGTATCCAGATAATGTCAAGAGTTTTAATCACTCAATTGGcattgattttaagaaaaacatttacatCGTTGGTGACAAATTTGTATTAGAGTATTGCCATTTGTTTTTTGAGGCTGAGAAGTATTACATGATGAGTGTAAACGCAATTGTAACTAGATCGAAATTCAAAGAGTTCGCGGTGTTTGATGAGGAAACATCCACACTTGTTTTGTCTGTAAGCGCAGTGAACCATTTCAATGTAAGAAAAACACTAACAAAATTCTTGGAAAATAAATACAGCCAGAATTATTCACCTTTAATCATAACAAGTGATCAAAGTGTAGATCCAATCTTTCAAGATGATCTACAACAAGCTCTTAGTGGTGTCAAAAGTGGCTTGTTTCGAATGTTGACACACAAAGAGAATAAATGGAGTTATTTAACCGTAACGTTTGGGGTTGCAACCTTTGATGACTTGAGCTACAataatttaccatttttttgtcatttagaCAAAAAAGAGCACTACATTTGCTTTGATACCGATAAGAAAAAGAAGACCAAGATATGGTGTTTTAAGAGCCTACCTAAAAAGAGTCCGATCGAGATATCACCAAAGATAATCTGGACTGAATTAGCTACGTTCTATTCCTCAAGACGGAAAGCAGCTAAACACCAATCACTTATATTTAGGTCTCATTCTAGTTATCCGAGGTATATCAATGAGGAAGGATGTGAAGTAGCCGCCACAATACATGTCAACCCTCCACCGGAAGGCTGGCCAGATGAAGTAGAGTTCGAGTATACACTTACGAGCACAAAAAAGGGTCCGCTGATTGAAGTTACTGATTTGAAGTCAGGAGTCCAACACATGGCTAAACTCATTGAATCAAGAATCAATGAAAGCATCGTTTACCTACGTGATCCCAGTAGATCAGTACTTAAAGGAGCTATTTCGTTGGGATTAAACACAAATGGCATAAGTTTATTAAAAATCGCCAACTCTTCGTACAGTGTAAACTATATTCCAGATATCAAGACCATGAAGACACGAGACCAGTTGAAGCTACAATACATGCATGGTACTGTTATGACAAATGGTGTGGACCATGAGTTGATAAAGATGGGCCAACTGCTTCACCATGGACAGATATTCTCCTGGGATGTCCTAGAAAATTGCGTACCTGATGATTTTGTAGGTGCGAAG GGGTCGTATTTTGAACTGCTTTGGAAAGGTACTGGAATATAG